In the genome of Desulfofalx alkaliphila DSM 12257, one region contains:
- a CDS encoding MBL fold metallo-hydrolase, producing MPGPETVVYGGNTPCVEVRIGKRLIILDAGTGITNLGSKLMQEPGPICGDIFITHAHWDHIQGFPFFQPAFREGNSFSLYGEGKGNISFAALIKRTMRHPHFPVPLENLGAALYFTEIEPGDTLELGDGITVQTAANNHPDGGISYRIQYGNKSCCYVTDYEHGSEKAQELLKLCNGTDLLIYDAFFTAAEYPRYQGWGHSTWEEGLALLEAAGAGRLILFHHKPERRDEEMAALEASVISQYPMARAAREGMVISL from the coding sequence GTGCCGGGACCCGAGACTGTCGTATACGGGGGCAACACACCCTGCGTAGAAGTTCGAATCGGCAAGAGATTAATAATCCTGGATGCAGGAACAGGGATTACCAATCTGGGCTCCAAGCTGATGCAGGAGCCGGGCCCTATCTGCGGGGATATTTTTATCACTCACGCCCATTGGGACCATATACAAGGTTTTCCTTTCTTTCAGCCTGCTTTCCGCGAGGGAAACAGCTTTTCTCTTTACGGAGAAGGAAAGGGAAATATTTCCTTTGCAGCCTTAATTAAGAGAACCATGAGGCATCCACATTTTCCTGTTCCCCTGGAAAACCTGGGGGCGGCTCTTTATTTTACCGAGATTGAACCTGGAGATACGCTGGAACTGGGGGATGGCATTACCGTGCAGACCGCTGCTAACAACCATCCTGACGGGGGAATCTCCTATCGGATTCAATACGGAAATAAGTCCTGCTGCTATGTGACTGATTACGAGCATGGTTCGGAAAAGGCGCAGGAGCTTTTGAAGCTGTGTAACGGCACGGATCTGCTCATCTACGATGCCTTTTTTACCGCTGCCGAATATCCTCGGTATCAAGGCTGGGGGCATTCCACCTGGGAAGAGGGCTTGGCCCTCCTTGAGGCAGCAGGGGCCGGCCGGCTAATCCTCTTTCATCACAAACCCGAGCGCAGAGATGAGGAAATGGCGGCCCTAGAAGCGAGCGTAATTAGTCAATATCCAATGGCCAGAGCGGCCAGGGAAGGCATGGTGATTAGTTTATGA
- a CDS encoding HD family phosphohydrolase, whose translation MSTANAKLGDHLEELLNIGIALSAEKDHTKLLERILQEARRITNADAGTLYLCEQDRLVFKIIHNDTLGIYQGGLGEPVDLPPVPLDPANVSAWVALHKKSVNIPNVYAADNFDFSGPRKYDAITGYRTGSMLVVPLENYEGEVIGVLQLLNAKNEQGQTIPFAPEVEKIVFSLASQAAVSLTNMQYIQEIDNLFHSFVQVMATAIDARTPYNVNHTRNIARLAEKFAVYLDSLTGGPFGNEKLPEDRTAQLVMAAWLHDIGKVAIPLSVMDKPSRLGERIEYVRQRLELMENRLIRSFLEKKVAGLAGREQEEEHRQQLALLGRARELIEKANHPATFVDQDLVRELSELANWEPFPGKRLLTAEELKCLSIPKGTLTDEERKIMAGHVTVAQRMLEKIRFTGRYKDVPSWALSHHELLDGTGYPQGLKAGEIPLEARILTILDVYDALTASDRPYKKAMSPQAAFNILERMAEEGKLDKLLVAAFKESRVWDE comes from the coding sequence ATGAGTACCGCCAACGCCAAGCTGGGCGATCATTTGGAGGAACTGCTGAATATCGGAATTGCCCTGTCGGCAGAGAAGGATCATACCAAGTTGTTAGAACGGATTCTGCAGGAAGCCCGCAGGATTACCAATGCCGATGCTGGCACCTTATATTTATGCGAGCAGGATCGCCTGGTTTTTAAGATTATTCATAATGATACCCTGGGCATATATCAAGGAGGGCTGGGCGAGCCCGTTGATTTACCTCCCGTTCCCCTTGACCCTGCCAATGTTTCCGCTTGGGTGGCTTTGCACAAGAAGAGCGTCAATATCCCCAATGTTTATGCTGCTGACAATTTTGATTTCTCCGGCCCCAGGAAGTATGATGCTATCACCGGGTATCGCACTGGCTCCATGCTGGTTGTTCCCCTGGAGAACTATGAGGGGGAAGTGATCGGTGTCCTCCAGCTTTTAAATGCCAAAAATGAACAGGGGCAAACCATACCCTTTGCCCCCGAAGTGGAGAAGATTGTCTTTTCCCTGGCCTCTCAGGCGGCCGTTTCCTTAACTAATATGCAATATATTCAAGAGATTGATAATCTCTTTCATTCTTTTGTCCAGGTTATGGCTACGGCAATTGATGCCCGTACCCCTTACAATGTCAATCATACCCGCAATATTGCCCGGCTGGCTGAAAAATTTGCCGTCTATCTTGACAGTTTGACCGGCGGTCCGTTCGGCAACGAGAAATTACCCGAGGATCGGACAGCCCAACTGGTCATGGCGGCCTGGCTCCATGATATCGGCAAGGTGGCTATCCCTTTGAGCGTTATGGACAAGCCCAGCCGTTTGGGGGAGCGGATTGAGTATGTGCGCCAGAGGCTGGAACTGATGGAAAACCGCCTCATCAGGTCTTTTCTGGAGAAAAAGGTGGCCGGGCTTGCCGGCAGGGAGCAGGAAGAGGAGCACCGGCAGCAATTGGCTTTACTTGGCCGAGCCCGAGAACTCATTGAAAAAGCCAATCATCCGGCAACTTTTGTGGATCAGGATTTAGTCCGGGAGTTGTCCGAGCTGGCTAATTGGGAACCTTTTCCGGGAAAGAGACTTTTAACAGCCGAGGAATTAAAGTGTCTCAGCATTCCCAAAGGTACTCTGACCGATGAGGAGCGCAAGATCATGGCTGGCCATGTGACTGTTGCCCAAAGGATGTTGGAAAAGATCCGCTTTACCGGCCGCTATAAGGATGTACCCAGTTGGGCCTTGAGCCATCATGAGCTGCTGGACGGAACAGGTTATCCCCAGGGCCTAAAAGCCGGGGAAATCCCCTTGGAAGCAAGGATTCTTACTATTCTGGATGTTTATGATGCTTTAACGGCTTCGGACAGGCCTTATAAAAAGGCCATGTCTCCCCAGGCAGCCTTCAACATCCTGGAAAGGATGGCCGAAGAGGGGAAACTGGATAAACTGCTGGTGGCGGCTTTTAAAGAGAGCCGGGTCTGGGATGAATAA
- a CDS encoding CHASE2 domain-containing protein, translating into MRNLSSYRNSILIFLLCLLLGFFAYVDLFATLDNKLQDSFLKRSGPVDTEIVLVAIDDQSLEDLGRFPWPRYVHAELIRILSQVQPAAIGIDLIFSEAADDPEEDLLLVEAIREAGNVVLPVYANLEGFSARKGAIKTDNLVVPFPGFPDRFTTGHINTFPDPDGIIRKTALYLDCQGQTVPSFAWRVYEQYCQSKGLPAPDLNQLPLDPIKRLEINYAGVPGDYEHVSYSQVISGEVPPEFFRGRIVLVGSYTVGIGDYYFTPLAPEVPMYGVEIHANIVQNLLRGSYLQSAPFSATFLAIVLFGAAAAYGFTRLSPFKGVLLLAVLATGYLAAAWLMYSKGYLLSLFYPLLLLVLGYLVALAANYISELLERRRITGVFSRYVAPQVVDKLLEGGEESLQLGGSRREITVLFVDLRGFTPLSEAAAPEEVVEILNEYLTLVARCIFQYGGTLDKFIGDAAMAIFNAPLDLDDHCLKAVQAAWGIKEGAAPLQQRLEEKYGRTVQFGIGVNTGTAVIGNIGASFRMDYTAIGDTVNTAARLESNAKPGQILISQAVYEKAKERVSTTSLGEIKVKGKAQGISVYQVDGVSP; encoded by the coding sequence ATGAGAAACCTTAGTTCCTATAGAAATAGCATTCTGATATTTTTGCTTTGCCTGCTCCTTGGCTTTTTTGCCTATGTGGATCTCTTTGCCACTTTGGACAATAAGCTGCAGGATAGCTTCCTGAAGAGAAGCGGACCTGTGGATACAGAAATTGTCCTGGTGGCTATAGATGATCAGAGCCTGGAGGATTTGGGCAGGTTTCCCTGGCCCCGCTATGTTCATGCAGAACTAATCAGGATTCTGTCCCAGGTGCAGCCGGCAGCCATTGGCATTGATTTAATTTTCAGTGAGGCTGCCGATGATCCGGAAGAGGATCTGCTCTTGGTTGAAGCTATCCGGGAGGCAGGCAATGTCGTCTTGCCCGTCTATGCCAATCTGGAGGGTTTTTCCGCCAGGAAGGGAGCCATCAAAACTGATAATCTGGTGGTGCCTTTCCCGGGCTTTCCCGATCGATTTACTACCGGGCATATCAATACCTTTCCCGATCCGGACGGGATTATTAGAAAGACTGCCCTGTATCTGGATTGCCAGGGCCAAACCGTTCCCAGCTTTGCCTGGCGTGTCTATGAGCAGTATTGTCAGAGCAAGGGGCTGCCTGCTCCCGATTTGAACCAACTGCCACTGGATCCCATCAAGCGGTTGGAAATAAACTATGCGGGCGTTCCCGGCGATTATGAGCATGTCAGTTACTCCCAGGTAATCAGCGGCGAGGTGCCGCCTGAGTTCTTCCGGGGCAGGATTGTCCTGGTGGGTTCCTATACTGTGGGGATAGGCGATTATTACTTTACTCCCCTGGCCCCTGAGGTGCCTATGTATGGGGTAGAAATCCATGCCAATATCGTGCAGAACTTACTCCGGGGCAGCTATCTGCAGAGTGCGCCCTTTAGTGCCACTTTTCTGGCCATTGTCCTTTTTGGGGCAGCGGCAGCTTATGGTTTTACCCGGCTCAGTCCCTTCAAGGGTGTGCTGCTCCTGGCAGTGCTGGCAACAGGTTATTTGGCCGCCGCCTGGCTGATGTACAGCAAGGGCTATCTCCTTTCTTTGTTTTATCCCTTGCTCCTGCTGGTTTTGGGTTATCTGGTGGCTTTGGCAGCTAATTATATCAGCGAACTGCTGGAACGCCGCCGTATAACCGGTGTCTTCAGCCGTTATGTGGCTCCCCAGGTAGTGGATAAACTATTGGAGGGCGGCGAAGAGTCTCTGCAGCTGGGAGGAAGCAGGCGGGAGATTACAGTCCTGTTTGTGGACCTCAGAGGTTTTACCCCCCTTTCGGAGGCTGCCGCCCCTGAAGAGGTGGTTGAAATCCTCAACGAATACCTGACTTTGGTGGCCCGGTGTATCTTTCAATACGGGGGCACCCTGGACAAATTTATCGGGGATGCGGCCATGGCTATTTTTAATGCTCCTTTGGATCTGGATGACCACTGCTTAAAAGCCGTCCAAGCGGCCTGGGGTATAAAGGAAGGGGCAGCTCCTCTGCAGCAGAGGCTGGAAGAAAAATATGGCCGCACTGTCCAGTTCGGCATAGGAGTGAACACAGGAACCGCTGTCATAGGAAATATAGGAGCCAGCTTCAGAATGGACTATACGGCCATTGGAGATACCGTTAATACCGCTGCCCGCCTGGAGAGCAATGCCAAACCGGGCCAGATCTTGATCTCCCAGGCCGTATATGAAAAGGCCAAGGAAAGAGTATCGACCACCAGCCTGGGCGAGATCAAGGTCAAAGGGAAAGCTCAGGGAATTAGCGTCTACCAGGTTGACGGTGTTTCCCCATAG
- a CDS encoding GH3 auxin-responsive promoter family protein encodes MAVVQKILGFTMNLVADVYRKKFEEDTRRATEVNQAVLREILKTNSESEYGRKYQFSSVNTAADYQKQVPLTGYENYRPYIERMANGETNVLTSLPVIYFGQSSGTTGKSKLIPVTAESRKVVNSHMMLLTQGMLLKAVPGASSGGRGLFLMNSVKAGSTKGGIPIGTATSGGMNSMQFIVPYLWTSPPEILQLKDQRTALYLHLLFALQEINLAYINAPFPSPILQLFRLLEQEWPNLAEDLDEGKINRRLELASEIRLQLTKRMRPNAARAKQLAAEAKRGMENIAHRLWPKIQYICCVAGGSFSIYMDKLRWYTGAIPYYSAVYGSTEAMIGICTRTNDISYVLTPRTAYHEFIPVAEAEMPEPTVLNLGQLKKGESYEVVVTNQAGLYRYKLGDVVKVVDYYNESPVIEFLYRKGQLLNVAAEKTSEEAVLAALKNSARQWGTDILDYTTSTDLDGPVGRYVFYVEVQDPEKATNIAIWQGILEKALQQANPRYGVGIEAGRISKLLLQIVEPGSFQRLKQQLILRGASENQVKIPRLLSDKGLKGFLDQQILKSGD; translated from the coding sequence ATGGCTGTTGTCCAAAAAATACTTGGTTTTACCATGAACCTTGTCGCCGATGTCTATAGAAAAAAATTTGAAGAGGATACCCGGCGGGCCACTGAAGTCAATCAGGCGGTATTAAGGGAAATACTAAAAACAAATAGTGAATCAGAATATGGCCGTAAATATCAATTTTCTTCTGTCAATACAGCCGCAGATTATCAAAAGCAAGTTCCTTTAACCGGTTATGAGAACTACCGGCCTTATATTGAAAGAATGGCCAATGGTGAAACTAATGTACTTACATCTTTACCCGTGATATATTTTGGACAGAGTTCTGGGACTACGGGAAAGAGTAAGCTAATACCGGTTACTGCTGAAAGCAGGAAAGTGGTTAATAGTCATATGATGTTGTTGACCCAGGGCATGCTGCTGAAGGCTGTGCCGGGAGCCAGTAGTGGCGGTAGGGGATTGTTTCTGATGAACAGTGTAAAGGCCGGGAGTACAAAGGGGGGTATCCCCATCGGGACGGCAACCTCGGGGGGCATGAATTCCATGCAGTTTATTGTACCTTACCTGTGGACATCGCCACCGGAAATATTGCAACTGAAAGATCAACGCACTGCCCTATACTTACACTTGCTTTTTGCCCTGCAAGAAATAAATCTAGCCTATATTAACGCACCTTTTCCATCACCAATATTGCAGTTATTCCGGTTGTTGGAACAAGAGTGGCCGAATTTAGCAGAAGACCTGGATGAGGGTAAAATAAACAGACGTTTAGAACTGGCGTCGGAAATTAGGCTTCAGCTGACCAAGCGAATGCGCCCTAATGCAGCGCGTGCTAAACAGTTGGCAGCGGAAGCTAAACGAGGCATGGAGAATATAGCTCATCGTTTATGGCCCAAAATACAATATATTTGTTGCGTGGCCGGAGGAAGTTTTAGTATCTACATGGATAAACTTCGCTGGTATACCGGTGCAATACCCTACTATTCGGCAGTATACGGCTCCACTGAGGCTATGATCGGCATATGTACCCGCACCAATGATATTAGTTATGTGCTTACACCCCGCACCGCTTACCATGAATTTATCCCGGTTGCAGAGGCAGAAATGCCCGAGCCCACTGTGCTAAACTTGGGACAACTGAAGAAGGGTGAAAGTTATGAGGTTGTGGTAACCAATCAAGCCGGGCTTTATCGTTATAAACTAGGCGATGTAGTCAAGGTGGTTGATTATTATAACGAAAGTCCGGTAATTGAATTTTTATATAGAAAAGGGCAGTTACTTAACGTGGCAGCTGAAAAGACCTCGGAGGAGGCTGTTTTAGCCGCATTAAAAAACTCTGCTCGGCAATGGGGGACTGATATACTGGACTATACAACCTCTACTGATCTGGATGGGCCTGTGGGGAGGTATGTATTTTATGTTGAGGTGCAGGACCCCGAAAAAGCAACAAATATTGCCATTTGGCAAGGGATTTTGGAAAAAGCGCTACAGCAGGCTAATCCCCGTTATGGGGTCGGTATTGAGGCGGGCCGAATATCAAAACTCTTGCTGCAAATTGTAGAACCTGGCAGTTTCCAGCGTTTGAAACAGCAATTAATTCTAAGAGGGGCTTCAGAAAACCAGGTAAAAATACCCAGATTATTAAGTGATAAAGGATTAAAGGGCTTTTTGGATCAACAAATATTGAAAAGCGGGGATTAA
- a CDS encoding MFS transporter gives MGKNFKPMAVLFITLLLVMVGFGIVIPIFPFLIFDLGGGATALGFFMASYSVMQFICAPFWGRLSDRIGRRPILLIGLVGYGTTFTLFGFVSELWMMFAIRILSGILSSATLPTAMAYIADTTSGAERSKGMGILGAGMGLGMVIGPALGGWLGSNNFALPFFVAGGLAVLTVPFAIFFLPESLKKHENTKEREKPRITWEVVKNPLFMLFLICFIFNFTSSMFQSIFAPYAADKVGFGPKEIGILFAVLGIVSAVLQGGLIGRLVNRFGDVKLVKAGLLIGSAGMLLLLMVPNVFWLYVTSAIFNIGWTLLGPTTSSLVTNNASGGQGAALGIMQSFNSFGRIFGPIVGGVLYDVQMNIPFSLGAMIMLLMFILSGRQLSRLREGKTLESVSD, from the coding sequence ATGGGTAAAAATTTTAAGCCGATGGCGGTTTTATTTATAACTTTGCTATTGGTAATGGTGGGCTTTGGGATTGTGATTCCTATTTTCCCGTTTTTAATTTTTGATTTGGGCGGCGGGGCAACTGCCTTAGGATTTTTTATGGCTTCTTATTCAGTAATGCAGTTTATTTGTGCTCCCTTCTGGGGCAGGTTGTCTGACCGAATTGGCCGAAGACCGATATTGTTAATCGGTTTAGTGGGCTATGGAACCACCTTTACCTTGTTCGGTTTTGTGTCTGAGTTGTGGATGATGTTTGCTATCAGAATATTATCAGGCATTCTCTCCTCAGCTACTTTACCTACCGCAATGGCTTATATTGCCGATACCACCAGTGGTGCAGAAAGATCCAAGGGGATGGGCATACTGGGTGCCGGCATGGGGTTGGGGATGGTTATCGGACCGGCTCTTGGGGGCTGGTTGGGCAGTAATAATTTTGCCCTGCCCTTTTTTGTAGCCGGTGGTCTAGCTGTGCTGACCGTACCCTTTGCAATTTTCTTTTTGCCCGAGTCCTTAAAGAAACATGAAAATACAAAAGAAAGAGAAAAACCCAGAATCACCTGGGAAGTGGTAAAAAACCCACTATTCATGTTGTTTTTAATTTGCTTTATTTTTAATTTTACTTCGTCCATGTTCCAAAGTATCTTTGCCCCATATGCTGCGGATAAAGTAGGCTTTGGTCCCAAGGAGATAGGCATTTTATTTGCTGTTTTAGGTATTGTCAGTGCAGTTTTGCAGGGTGGTTTAATTGGCCGGCTGGTTAATCGCTTTGGTGATGTAAAATTAGTTAAAGCAGGCTTGCTGATTGGTTCGGCAGGTATGCTGCTGTTGCTGATGGTGCCCAATGTATTTTGGTTATACGTAACATCTGCCATATTTAATATAGGTTGGACCTTGCTGGGCCCAACCACTTCGAGCCTGGTAACCAATAATGCATCAGGCGGGCAGGGCGCTGCCTTAGGGATCATGCAATCGTTCAATAGCTTTGGGCGTATCTTCGGGCCTATAGTGGGTGGGGTATTATATGACGTGCAAATGAATATTCCATTTTCTTTAGGGGCAATGATTATGTTGCTGATGTTTATATTGTCAGGCAGACAACTCTCTCGCCTGCGTGAGGGAAAAACCCTTGAAAGTGTATCTGATTAA
- a CDS encoding (2Fe-2S)-binding protein, producing the protein MAKNKVICTKNNVDYLTIRKAMSSGARTVDELVELTGVCTECEGCKSELNAILSSVCGCKKVSLETVVNAVRNGADTVEKVGEMTGAGTGVDEETGEECGKCKVLIQNIIDLGR; encoded by the coding sequence ATGGCAAAAAATAAAGTGATTTGCACAAAAAATAACGTTGATTACCTAACAATCAGAAAGGCAATGAGTTCCGGTGCCAGAACAGTGGATGAATTAGTTGAACTTACAGGTGTATGTACCGAATGTGAAGGGTGTAAAAGTGAATTAAATGCCATTCTTTCTTCTGTTTGCGGATGTAAAAAAGTTTCTTTGGAAACAGTAGTAAACGCAGTGAGAAATGGTGCCGATACAGTAGAAAAGGTTGGGGAGATGACAGGGGCCGGAACAGGTGTAGATGAAGAAACAGGGGAAGAATGTGGGAAATGCAAGGTGCTTATCCAGAACATTATTGATCTAGGAAGGTAA
- a CDS encoding phosphoenolpyruvate synthase: MDKYVLSFNEIDKRSLPYVGGKGANLGELIKAGFPVPQGFCVTTLAYRAFIQQSTEINRLFDQLDHIKPDDLDQTRKLGQSIREHLQSMSMPDDIKVCILEAFHANGKDKAYAVRSSATAEDLPSASFAGQQDTYLNIRGPEQLIKAIKKCWISLFTDRAITYRTKNNFDHRSVFLSVVVQEMVFPEVAGIMFTADPITGRRKTVSINAGFGLGEALVSGLVTADLYQVRSQKIIKKQISKKKIAIYSLPEGGTVTKDLPPEKQEQPVLEDGRIIELAELGQKIEKHYGLEQDIEWAYAESNFYILQSRPITSLFPAPQVTDGKFHVFVSFGHIQVMTDAMKPLSISLISNLSNGFKKDFSESFFIYSAGGRVFADFTGPLLFKPSRHMLFKLFKKMDELLVSALGEAVKNEEFVKLSLSKKSLFRTFRKLAPIVIPTLLKVQSNLHFKNPNKAKATADLMIKMIAKENEAYIFKVSGAERIRRIRQSMGKMPKALLSVASFWIAGVLASASLTKKLTNQVGERESSYLLGQLNKSLPGNVTTELGLELGDLADTARKYPEVIDYLEKANNSGFYEELLKVDGGLEFKQELDNFLKKYGMRCTGEIDITKPRWNEDPTQLIPSILSNIRTTSPKEHREKFNQGIIEAGQAEKDILSKFGFFKRKRISRLIKLYRNLMGMREHHKFALITHMDIYKRAILEEAQTLKEKGILPHKEDVFYLTLDELIALNENRYSGNIQEVIEERKKQYELNQKLTVPRVITSEGEIITGKGRNVKAPDKALIGTPVSSGVVEGVARVILRLEDAKLRPGEILVTSFTDPGWTPIFTSAVGLVTEVGGMMSHGSVIAREYGIPAVAGIENATNIIKDGSYIRINGTEGYVQILD; this comes from the coding sequence ATGGATAAATACGTACTAAGTTTCAATGAAATAGATAAAAGGAGCTTACCTTATGTTGGAGGTAAAGGGGCTAATTTAGGTGAATTGATTAAAGCCGGATTTCCAGTCCCACAGGGATTTTGTGTTACAACCCTGGCCTACCGGGCTTTTATTCAACAAAGCACAGAGATTAACCGCCTGTTTGATCAGCTTGACCATATAAAACCCGATGACTTGGATCAAACCCGTAAATTAGGGCAGAGCATAAGAGAACATTTACAATCGATGTCTATGCCTGATGATATTAAAGTTTGTATTTTGGAGGCTTTCCATGCCAATGGAAAAGATAAGGCCTATGCAGTCCGATCCAGTGCAACGGCCGAGGATTTGCCAAGTGCATCCTTTGCAGGTCAGCAAGACACCTATTTAAATATTCGTGGCCCTGAGCAGCTTATAAAAGCAATAAAAAAATGCTGGATATCACTGTTTACGGATCGAGCAATAACTTATAGGACGAAAAACAACTTTGATCACCGCTCGGTGTTTCTTTCAGTGGTGGTTCAAGAGATGGTTTTTCCGGAAGTTGCCGGAATAATGTTTACCGCTGACCCAATAACAGGTCGAAGAAAAACAGTGTCAATAAATGCGGGCTTTGGACTGGGTGAAGCTCTTGTTTCAGGACTTGTGACAGCGGATTTATATCAGGTGCGATCACAAAAGATTATAAAGAAACAGATTTCAAAAAAGAAAATTGCCATCTACTCGCTCCCAGAAGGTGGTACCGTTACTAAAGATTTACCACCTGAAAAACAAGAGCAGCCAGTTTTAGAGGATGGCAGAATCATTGAACTTGCAGAACTAGGGCAGAAAATTGAAAAACATTACGGTTTAGAACAGGACATTGAGTGGGCCTACGCAGAGAGTAACTTTTATATTCTTCAGAGTCGTCCGATTACATCCTTATTTCCTGCACCTCAAGTTACTGATGGAAAATTCCATGTGTTTGTATCCTTTGGTCATATCCAGGTGATGACCGATGCCATGAAACCTTTATCAATATCCTTAATAAGCAACTTAAGCAATGGTTTTAAAAAAGACTTTTCAGAGAGTTTTTTTATCTACTCAGCCGGCGGAAGGGTATTTGCAGACTTTACGGGACCTCTTTTATTTAAGCCCTCTCGACACATGCTGTTCAAGCTATTTAAAAAAATGGATGAATTATTGGTATCTGCACTGGGTGAAGCTGTTAAAAATGAGGAGTTTGTTAAGTTGTCTCTGTCGAAGAAGAGCCTTTTTAGGACATTTCGGAAATTGGCTCCCATAGTAATTCCAACTTTGCTTAAGGTTCAAAGCAATTTACATTTTAAGAATCCTAATAAAGCTAAGGCAACTGCTGATTTAATGATAAAAATGATAGCCAAAGAAAACGAAGCATATATTTTTAAGGTCTCAGGGGCGGAAAGAATTCGGCGTATACGTCAAAGTATGGGAAAAATGCCCAAAGCCTTGCTTAGTGTTGCTAGCTTCTGGATTGCAGGGGTACTTGCATCCGCGTCTCTTACTAAGAAGTTAACAAACCAGGTAGGGGAAAGAGAAAGTTCTTACTTACTAGGCCAATTGAACAAATCTTTGCCGGGTAATGTCACAACAGAGCTAGGCTTGGAACTGGGTGATCTTGCTGATACAGCAAGGAAATATCCTGAAGTGATAGATTATTTGGAAAAGGCAAACAACAGTGGCTTTTATGAAGAACTGCTTAAGGTGGATGGCGGATTGGAGTTCAAACAGGAACTGGATAATTTTCTTAAAAAATACGGCATGCGCTGCACGGGAGAAATTGATATAACAAAACCAAGATGGAATGAAGACCCCACACAGCTTATACCTTCAATTCTCAGCAACATCCGTACGACTTCACCAAAGGAGCATAGGGAAAAATTTAATCAAGGAATAATTGAAGCTGGGCAAGCAGAAAAAGATATTCTCTCCAAGTTTGGCTTTTTCAAAAGGAAGAGAATATCCCGATTGATTAAGCTGTACCGCAATCTGATGGGTATGCGGGAGCATCACAAATTTGCTTTGATTACACACATGGATATATATAAACGAGCAATTTTGGAAGAGGCACAAACCTTAAAAGAAAAAGGAATACTGCCACATAAAGAAGATGTGTTCTATTTAACTCTGGATGAACTCATTGCTTTAAATGAAAATCGTTATTCAGGCAACATTCAAGAAGTTATAGAGGAAAGAAAGAAACAGTATGAATTAAATCAAAAGCTAACGGTTCCCCGTGTTATAACCAGTGAAGGCGAAATCATTACCGGCAAGGGACGGAATGTAAAAGCACCGGATAAGGCTCTCATTGGTACACCGGTTTCTTCAGGTGTGGTGGAAGGTGTTGCCAGGGTAATTTTAAGACTGGAGGATGCAAAACTTCGTCCCGGAGAAATACTTGTAACTTCCTTTACAGACCCAGGCTGGACTCCAATTTTCACATCGGCGGTGGGCTTGGTAACCGAAGTTGGAGGAATGATGTCCCACGGTTCGGTTATAGCCCGAGAATACGGTATTCCGGCAGTTGCGGGTATTGAAAATGCCACCAATATCATTAAAGACGGCAGCTACATTCGCATAAACGGTACGGAAGGTTATGTCCAAATACTGGATTAG